One Bacteroidales bacterium genomic window, GTTTTTATTAGATTTTGGTAAAAAACATAATTTAGAAACAAAACGTGATAATATAGGTAATGTTTTAATAAAAAAACCTGCTGCAAAAGGAAAAGAAAACCTTAAAACTGTAACACTTCAAAGCCATATGGATATGGTTTGTGAAAAAAACAGTGATACTGTTCATGATTTTGACAATGACCCGATTGTTCCTTATATTGATGGAGAATGGGTAAAAGCCAAAGACACTACACTTGGGGCAGATGATGGAATTGGTATTGCTGCACAAATGGCTGTTTTAACGGCTAATAATATAGAACACGGACCTATAGAATGTTTGTTTACTATTGATGAAGAAACAGGATTAACCGGAGCATTTGCTTTAGAACCGAATTTTTTAGATGGTAAAATATTACTAAATCTTGATTCAGAGGATGAAGGGGAATTGTTTATCGGTTGTTCAGGAGGAATTGATACATTAGCCACTTTTTTTTATAAAAAGAAAAAAGTACATAAAAATCTAATTGCATTTAAAGTAAGTATTACCGGATTAAAAGGAGGTCATTCAGGAGATGAGATAAATAAAGGTCTGGGTAACTCAAATAAAATTCTTAACAGATTTTTATGGAATTCTTCGAATTTATTTAAAATAAAACTTTCTTATTTTGATGGTGGGAATCTTAGAAATGCTATAGCACGTGAAGCTTTTGCGATTGTTACAATAAAACCTAAATATAAAGAAGAATTTATTAAATATTTTGAGCTATATTCAAAAGATATTAAGAATGAATTAAAAGTTACCGAGCCAGGACTTGCCTTATCAATAGAAGAAACTGAACTGCCGAAATTTTTGATCAATAAAAAGGTTCAGGAAAATTTACTTAATTCTTTATATGCTTGTCCTCATGGCGTTATTGAAATGAGTAGAGAAATTGATGGATTGGTTGAAACTTCCACAAATCTTGCTTCGGTAAAGTTTATTGAAGGAAACAAAATTTTTGTTACTACAAGCCAGCGAAGTTCTGTAGATTCTGCAAAATACGATATTGCTAATATGGTTGAAAGTGTTTTCAGATTAGCAGGTGCAAAAATAAAACATAGCGATGGCTATCCCGGATGGGAACCGAATACTAATTCAGAAATATTAAAAATTTCGGAAAACGCATATATCAAACTTTTTAATCAAAAGCCTGTTGTTAGGGCTATTCATGCAGGTTTGGAATGCGGATTGTTTTTAGAAAAATATCCTGATATGGATATGATATCTTTTGGACCTACATTAAGAGCTGTTCATTCTCCTGATGAAAAAATAAATATCGAAACAGTTCAAAAATTCTGGGATTTGTTAATTGAAATACTTAGGAATACTCCTGAAAATTAATTTAATTAGTGTTTGTTCATAATGTCCTTTGTCTGCGTTACGCTCGTCAAAAAAATACTCATTTACACCAGTAAACTCCGTTTTTTTTGACTTCACAAGCCTTGACAACGAACACTCTGAACTAAACACTGACTTTATGGACAAACTTTAATTATATTTTTTCGGCAACTATTCTGAATAAACTTTACAAGTTTTAAAATTCTGGTAAGTCTTTAACTTATTTTAGAAACTGATTTTTGTATATGGATATTTTTTTTCTTGAAAATATTGATATTTATTCCTGGCAAGTTATACTAATATTAATTTTGGCAGGATTTTTTGTAGGAGTAATAAATACACTTGCCGGAAGTGGTACAATTATAACTTATTCACTTTTTATGCTCTTGGGTTTGCCTGCTAATTTAGCAAACGGAACAATCAGGTTGGGAGTAATTATGCAAACATTGGCAGCTTCACTAAATTTTAAGCGTCAGAATGTTTTAGAAATTAAAAAGGGTATTATCCTTGGAATTCCTGTTGTGTTAGGCTCAATTGCGGGGGCGCAAATTGCAGCATCAATTAATGAAAATATATTTGAGAAAATACTCGGTGGCGTAATGTTGTTGATGTTATTATTTATTTTTTATGACCCTA contains:
- a CDS encoding aminoacyl-histidine dipeptidase, with the translated sequence MEKILSHLEPKIVWEYFEEICQVPRPSKKEDKIIKFLLDFGKKHNLETKRDNIGNVLIKKPAAKGKENLKTVTLQSHMDMVCEKNSDTVHDFDNDPIVPYIDGEWVKAKDTTLGADDGIGIAAQMAVLTANNIEHGPIECLFTIDEETGLTGAFALEPNFLDGKILLNLDSEDEGELFIGCSGGIDTLATFFYKKKKVHKNLIAFKVSITGLKGGHSGDEINKGLGNSNKILNRFLWNSSNLFKIKLSYFDGGNLRNAIAREAFAIVTIKPKYKEEFIKYFELYSKDIKNELKVTEPGLALSIEETELPKFLINKKVQENLLNSLYACPHGVIEMSREIDGLVETSTNLASVKFIEGNKIFVTTSQRSSVDSAKYDIANMVESVFRLAGAKIKHSDGYPGWEPNTNSEILKISENAYIKLFNQKPVVRAIHAGLECGLFLEKYPDMDMISFGPTLRAVHSPDEKINIETVQKFWDLLIEILRNTPEN